A DNA window from Pseudorasbora parva isolate DD20220531a chromosome 5, ASM2467924v1, whole genome shotgun sequence contains the following coding sequences:
- the si:dkey-192g7.3 gene encoding sodium channel subunit beta-2 — MMILAFLTLMLITNGSAEGEIVGHVTGYVGQDVLLPCGCSNDSKVAWQKGLRVVNAYLQDSSTNIDQAYVDRTELFLEKEKSNCSIMIRNISSVDAGVYTCYPIVEVQGRVWSKKSLEFNLTVSENEVSSPQPFEAKSTDAVTIGVPILVVLIVVLGVAVLLTSFLRNKRRHRTNTDLPALQPMIQSV; from the exons ATGATGATATTGGCATTTCTGACACTTATGCTGATCACCA ATGGTTCTGCAGAGGGAGAAATTGTGGGACATGTGACTGGCTACGTTGGACAGGATGTACTTTTACCATGTGGCTGTTCCAATGACTCTAAAGTGGCATGGCAGAAAGGTTTAAGAGTTGTGAATGCTTATCTGCAAGACAGCAGCACCAATATAGACCAGGCCTACGTGGACAGGACTGAACTCTTCCTGGAAAAGGAGAAATCAAACTGCTCCATTATGATCCGCAATATCTCTTCAGTGGATGCAGGAGTGTACACCTGTTATCCCATAGTTGAAGTTCAGGGCAGAGTCTGGTCGAAGAAGTCATTAGAATTTAATCTAACAG TGTCTGAAAATGAAGTCTCTAGTCCTCAACCTTTCGAGGCTAAATCGACTGACGCCGTCACTATTGGTGTTCCCATTCTGGTAGTGCTAATAGTAGTGCTCGGAGTTGCTGTGCTTCTAACGTCTTTCCTACGGAACAAAAGACGACATCGGACAAACACG GATTTACCAGCACTGCAACCTATGATCCAAAGTGTGTGA